DNA sequence from the Capsicum annuum cultivar UCD-10X-F1 unplaced genomic scaffold, UCD10Xv1.1 ctg4767, whole genome shotgun sequence genome:
CAAACTTGAATCACAAATATACTCAAATACGCATATTGGAACCAAATAGAGATAGATCgtcattattcttgattttaaatattcaacGAGAAAACACTTTATAGATTCGAAGACATTTTACTTAAGTCTAAAGTCAAGTGAGAAGGCAAGGAACCAAGGACAAGTGCATAAATAAAGAAGAACCCGAGCTTGAAAGAGAAGTTAATTTTCACACAAGATGCCTATTCCagatttctcttctttttaacCATATGAATTCCAAAGACATGGGCAATACTAATTTTTGCAAGAAGTAACAAAGCCTTGAATGAAGCTAAATCAGTCCATCTCATAGTCAATTATGTACCCGCAAAATAATCTGTAGATCAGTATGCAAACTTATTAACACCTACTCAGGAAAACGTGATCTTGCAGTATGCTTAATATTTACTTTATGTCTCTCTAATGCAACCCAGAGTTGAACAACATGATCAAGTAAAGAAAACAAAACTTGGTTCTTTACGAAGAAATTAGAGCGTAGCTAAACTAAACTTCACGTTTTTGGGAGAAACTAATAGCTACCCCGAGGAGCACGATTCGTAACCCAACATGATCTGGTTGTTCTGATCGCCATCTCTACAAGGAGACGAAAAAGCATGCTCAATCAAACAAAGAGATAACACCGGGCTGATAGGAAAACATCGATGACTAACACGAGATTGCAACGACAATCTTCAGTTAACGGACTTAACAGGGGATTCACATTTAGATCCTTACCATGCCATTCTAGTAATCAAACCAACACCCCAGAAAGCTAATccaatcaaataaaatcaaataagtaATGAGTAATTAAGATGAGAATCGGGGGAGTATCACCTTTTTAGACGCAAGAACCGGGATGACGAGATGACAAAGACGAGTTCAATAATCAAAATTTAGCTTGATTTTTTCTGGAATTTAAATGTCTGCAATGAATTTCTCGGTTACGTGAGATTAGAGAAATGCTCGTCCAAAATCTTCAAGTTTTTCTCCAANNNNNNNNNNNNNNNNNNNNNNNNNNNNNNNNNNNNNNNNNNNNNNNNNNNNNNNNNNNNNNNNNNNNNNNNNNNNNNNNNNNNNNNNNNNNNNNNNNNNGgcgttggggggggggggggaggggggggtgggggtgggggggggggggggggaatcgGATGGCTAAAagggaaaataaatttaaattttgaatttcaaaattaggaTAAGATGAGCTGGAATTTGGGGTGATTTGGGTTGATGTCGGGTCAGGTTGACACCGTGGTTGAAGCCGATTGGCGAGTTGAAGTTGTACGTGTTTTGCTGTCGGGTTACATAATGGTTTTTTTGGCTGTTGTCGCTGTTTTGTTAATTAGAAGTTGTGACTATCGGGTAAATAGGTTAACGGAGAAAAATTAGGAAGTGTGGGTTGGGTCGCTGGGAGTctggaatcaaaatatatcatgTTTTTAAAGTGATTTAAGAGagttatatgcattatttttaacGAAAATGAGCAAACGGAGTTAAGTTTCAGAAAATATACATAACTCACTTATtaagtgagttatgcattttttttaacataacgtactctcttaaaaagagagttatgcattTCTTTTTACATAACTCACAGTTATGCAATAGAAGTCACacaactctcttaaaaagagagttatgcattttttctaCATAACTCACGCATTTTTTCTACGTGACTTACTCGAAAAGTgagtaatataataaaagttacatAACTTGCTTTTTTTCCTCTACATAAatgtaataaaaattatataactcactttataAAAACTTACATTTTATGTGAAcaaataatttatcttttaaagttttatttttttagaaagaaggtTAACTCTTACGAAATGGAGAGAGCAAAACTCACTGATTATGTaagttattcaaatataaaataagtttaaaaaatgagTTATCCATTGAATATAACTCTTAAAATATGTGTGATAAGTGCATAACTCTATTagtgatatgaaatatgaatgtGGTGCGAAAAATACATAAGTTATGTAAAAAGTTGACATGTTCATAAAAAACGTTTGTCATTCATAAAAAGTACCATttgaaaaaatgtaaaattcacaaaaaagtgagttatccttcttatttctataaaactttcacacacacacacacacacacatatatatatatatatatatattattcccGTCATGCGGAGTTAAGCCCCTAAAATTGTGAGTATAAATGTGAGTATAACTCATTTTTCtgtgaattttacattttttctaaTGATACTTTTTATGACTGACAAACGTTTTTTATGAACATGTcaactatatatatgtgtgtgtgtgtgtgtgtgtgtgtgtgcgttttatagaaataagaaggataactcatttttttgtaaattttacaTTTTCTCTAATGGTACTTTTATGACTGACAAACGTTTTTTATGAACATGTCAACTTTTAgcataactcatatatttttcgcaccatattcatatttcatataaCTAATAAAGTTATGCACTTATCACACGTATTTTAAGAGTTATATAAAATGTATAACtcatttttttaacttattttatatttgaataacacACATAACTCACGGAAACAGGTATCCCACCTGGAATTTTTATCACCTTTGCGAGAAATATAGTTGATTTAGAGCCTCATCAACACTTGGTCGATCTTACAGAAATGAAAGATGCAGTCCAACATAATACAGAATCAACATCCTGAAACACAAATAAACAACATATGCATCAAATTTAGGTTTTAGCATTGACTGTTTAAACTTTAAAGACACCTTATAGTATTCCATTGTAATAATTCACGTACTAATCACAATGCCCATGTGTTTGGGAACCTGCAGCAATCAAATAATACTTGAGCTGGCAATTTGAAACTTTGTCGTGTCTCATAGATTGTCCTTTTTGGAAAGGGAAAGAGGGCCTCGGGATTTCAGTTAGGGGTGCACAGGACAGACATGAATACAAACCCTTTCTTCAGAGGATCCCTGTCTTTTATTTGAAGAGAAAAGAACTCTTCAGAGGACTTCCACGGAGCTGGTGAAGCTGAGGCCTGAATGAAGAAATAACAATTCAAATGAATCCCATAGCTCTAAAGATTATCTCAGAAATAAAAACAGGTAGTAATATTAAGTGGAAGACCTCAAACACAATGAAATTCAATAAGCTCTCGGAACAGATGGTGGAAAAATTTCTTGGACATCCCCTGCACTTCCTTTGTTTTTCTCTgtacaataatagacaaaactCAGGGTACTTGATTGTATTAGAACTTGAAAATAGATTATCAAGTCTAGCAGAAACTACatcataacaacacaataaaCAGATGCAAATTAGCTGAAGAAACCATACCCCCATAAggaattttgattaaaaaaacatAACCCCGTCAAAAGAAAACACGAAATAAGAACACACAATAACCATAAACAACTCAAATGAATACAACCAACAATTAGAAATAACAAAGACCATGGAAATGCATGCATGCCACATGCTTtgatacagaaaataaaatttatgtatCTGAGCTGACATGCAAACCTCAAGACGTTAAAAATTGGGAAGATTAACATGCCTGACACAAATTATATGTGAAACTTTAGTAATTATCCATCACAATCAAAAAATGAGTTTCGAAAAAATCTAAACCAAACTTCCTTATTCACCTTTCCTTTGGCCAAAAGCCCCAAACTAACATGCATCAACTGTTCAATTTTTGGTATAACATAGACAATCTCAGTTTTTTACATATAGGTCTGTAAAACTGATGCTTTAACTCACTAAAATCACACCTCTTTTTCTTTGAAGTGAGTGTAGTCAAGCTAGCTTGCtgaaaagaacaagaaagaaaattgTAAATGATCAACCTATTGATAGATTCACCTACAAATTTAGTGGTGGAAAGGATTAAGAAGCAGAATAGTACAAATAACAGCAATAGCACAATGACATTCAGCTCAAACACAGAAAGAAGAAATAATCGAGCTCAAATCTCTAAATATGATGGCTATCCCATCGATTGAGAAAAAAGAGAATAGATTGGTACTTAACTTTCTTAGATGAGCTTGTTATTGAAATGGTGAAGAGAAAGAAATTTAGATCAACATCGTATACTCAGCCTTGAAGATGGTAGCACCAGTCCCCGCTCAAGGTTATGTAGATACATCTACAAGAATCAAGATCGAAACTGAGAAAGACAATTGGTTTTTGCTTCATGCTTCACTTGTTTTTTTTAATGTTTCTAGAATATTTGGTAGGTGTACTTTCAtcagattttttatgtttttggacCGGGTACTTAACAAGATAGAGCTTTTTGAAAAGTAAGATTGGGCTTTTTGCTTTCCAAAAGCAGAATTATCCGATAGATCTTTGTTTTGGTTTGAATCGGGTTTGTAAAACTATTGGGCCTAAAAGATTACTTTGGaccatctttgttttctttgtaAGATTTGATATACTttaaccaaaaatatttattgaatatcATATGATTATCATCTCAATTCGTCTCAATTTACATGACACACCCACATATATACGAAtatcattaaaatttaaaaaaaaattcacaaaaatatatataacggGTTTgtctttgaatatttttatttgacacaaaatctcaaattataaaaaaatatatattttataaaacttttcatagagtttatgaatatcaaaatttaaattttaaaataatattaaacaaattaaatctaatttagttttgaaaatgaatcaagttaattttttcaaaataaaatatgtcaactaaaaataaataaagaaaatatcacAAATCACAATGATTAATTTGCGGAGAATGAGAAAAGATATAGTTTTCTATTAGagacatatatatgtgtgtgtgtgtgcgcgcgcgctCAATTTATTGAAAGTATgtaaaatgtattaaaatatcattatcattaatCAAGTCGTCACAGcttatagagaaaaaataaacagTATAAAATGAAATGCAGAATATATTATTGGACCTTTtatcatttgaaaaaaaattgaaaataattttactaataaATTTTACAAAAACTTTTGAGAATGATTTTATACATTTTTGTTTAATGTTACTTATTAATAACAAAATTTACTTTGGCAAATATTTTTCCCTCAATGTCTACAAATAtcttataatatcaaataattatataatactaataaaataaataattctatatATCTTTTCTATTATAGGAGAGATAtagcatatatttttttcttaaatataaaatgtATGATACACgtgcaacatatatatatatatatatatatatatatatataaaagagaaagagagttatattaatacataattatatatacacatcacaacaaaatctttcattaataataatccaaattaaaatatccaacaaactagtaatctaaatTCAAAAGCAAAATGTTAAAAGTCAAATGATCATTAGTTTTCCCAAATAGTATCAAGTTTGAGTGGTGATAAgtttcacaaaattcaatatcaaaaagatCAATACTAAAACATCTATCACCAGttcaaaaaatttctcaagtAAGGTCAGTTTTTTCGTCACttctttcttcatctccttcttcattttggactcctataaaaagaggaaaaataatctctattagcacttaaatgacgaCATATTTAATTGTTATTTAGAACATAGGAAGGACACCTATAAATAGAGCACAAACAATctcaataataaatgaataaattatttatacatattaagTGAATTTCTTAACAATATTGATCAAAGTTATTGGATTTTGCCAAGCCCGTGATACTCTAGCTCCACACCGCATTCACATGGGGTGTATCAACTAAGGTGATAATGTCAAAACTCCATAGTACATACAACCATGGTACCAAAAATTCAAACCGAAAACTTGAGGAATCAAGAAAGCTACTGCATGTTTCTTGAAAACAGAGTAGCAGGTTTTTTCTACAGCATGAGATGTGGAATGAGAAAGGATAAACCTAACAAGAAGAGATACAAGGAAAGGATGACGGGACCGGAAAATTTCCAAGCATAACATCACCCATATCAATAAGGAATGGATGACGGACACCATAATAAGGTACAATGAGATGCAGCCCTCTTGGAATAAACATGTTAAGAAAAACACTGTCCTTACTGGTTACTAGAATACTGATACTCTGTAAGATATCATCAATGGTCTACTAGAATTCTAACATCAAAGATTTTAACGTTTTAATATCCATCTTAGGCTTATTGAGAAGTGGTAAGAGCTGCAGGCTAAGGTGGAAATATTACCTGTGGCCAAATATCAAGCAAGGAATGATATCATAAGATGAAAAAGACCTCATCATCAAACTCCATAAGCTCCGCGGCAACCGATCACTGCTTTTCCCTATTGCACCTGCTGATTTCCTGCTATTTTGCTGTACTTATGTCACATCTTTTTTAGTTCAGACCATCGCTAATTGCTGGTAGGCTACCTGGAAGATCATACAATGAAGTTAAGAACCTCTGGAACACACATTTGAACAAAAAGAGATCTTgtagaataaaaaagaaacatgTCAAGTCTAAGGAGGCAAATACTAAAAGCCCAGAAGGCAACATGATAGAGTACTCCATTGAAGCAGTAAGCGACCAAGAAGTGGCCACCAAAATAGCTTTAGATTTATGGATGCTTACAATCACCTATGTTGATGAATAACGTGCCATTTCTCGAAGACGAGCCTTTTATTCCCATATTGGATGAAATTGTATTGCTTGAAGCAATTACAAGCACTGACAAAGAAGCTTGGAATGATATTCAACCATTCCTTTAGAAATTTGTAATAGTATTACTCTATTGCAACTTTCCCATAAGAGCACAATTTCCACTAGCGCCATAACAAATTAACAACTCCCATGATAGGGGTTTCGGATTTGAGCTTGTGCTTCATCTTCTTTGAAATGAGCATGAGCTTATTTCGACTAGTAACATGCTCAAAACTATTGTGTTGTCCAGCAAGACAAATAACACTATCAACatgtatgaaaaaaaagaaaaagccaaATCAAATGCAAGAACAAAGATATCCTTAATCATTATGTCAATATAAGAGAAATCAGATTCCAAGAGCCATTATAAGAGaaacaaatgactaaaaaatcaacaacaaacccagtgtattcccacaaactCAGGTCCTTTAGTCTTCCATCTCTCCCAGTGATCTATTCAAGCTTTCCGGAGAAACCTTTCTCCGAAATCCACTCCGAATCATCGATTTTAGTcaagtcagtcctgaaatcccCAAATTTCTCAGTTTCCCGTGGTTCATAGTTTCGAGTGTCAAACTTATCGATATCGAGCTGGGATTTTGTCGTGGTTGAGGTTCTAGTCGAGGTTTCGAGCTCagatttctttaattcttattATCAATGAAATTCGATTATCGAAAGGTCCATCTCTACA
Encoded proteins:
- the LOC107856446 gene encoding uncharacterized protein LOC107856446 (The sequence of the model RefSeq protein was modified relative to this genomic sequence to represent the inferred CDS: added 61 bases not found in genome assembly), which produces MGVWFLQLICICLLCCYDVVSARLDNLFSSSNTIKYPEFCLLLYREKQRKCRGCPRNFSTICSESLLNFIVFEASASPAPWKSSEEFFSLQIKDRDPLKKGMAVNGLMFMVAVGFNAAAS